Proteins found in one Haloferax litoreum genomic segment:
- a CDS encoding TVP38/TMEM64 family protein: protein MNRPRLAAGLALAVLLVGAFVVSPAAAISHATWVAADPVRLVVAVSILALVRPLLAWPTTLIALVVGYGLGPIGIPFALALIVLTSIPPFLFARRFRGTTRLAEVGEETVAMTGSVRGVTASRLLPVPSDVVSVAAGVANVPLGAFALGTALGELPWAVAGVVAGASVETLTTGSLQAVVRPEFVALAALAGCGLLVPPAYRRYRAGAEA, encoded by the coding sequence GTGAACCGCCCACGCCTCGCCGCTGGCCTCGCACTGGCCGTCCTCTTGGTCGGTGCGTTCGTCGTCTCACCAGCGGCGGCCATCTCGCACGCGACGTGGGTCGCTGCCGACCCAGTTCGTCTCGTCGTCGCGGTGAGCATCCTCGCCCTCGTTCGTCCGCTTCTGGCGTGGCCGACGACACTCATCGCCCTCGTCGTCGGGTACGGACTCGGCCCAATCGGCATTCCGTTCGCCCTCGCGCTCATCGTCCTCACGAGCATCCCTCCGTTCCTCTTCGCCCGCCGGTTCCGCGGGACGACCCGACTGGCCGAGGTTGGCGAAGAAACCGTCGCGATGACGGGGTCCGTTCGGGGCGTCACCGCGAGCAGGCTACTGCCGGTTCCATCCGACGTTGTGTCTGTCGCGGCGGGTGTCGCGAACGTCCCACTCGGCGCGTTCGCACTCGGAACCGCACTCGGTGAACTCCCGTGGGCAGTCGCAGGTGTCGTCGCCGGCGCGTCTGTCGAGACGCTCACAACTGGGTCGCTACAGGCAGTCGTTCGACCGGAGTTCGTCGCACTCGCAGCGCTCGCAGGATGTGGGTTACTCGTTCCCCCCGCGTACCGCCGGTACAGGGCAGGGGCCGAAGCGTAA
- a CDS encoding DUF7115 domain-containing protein has product MSQPEIVQSILGEEDVVSRVHLGGEDELFVTPTRTLVYRAEGLLSDESVDELPHAAERLSVSAGRRKAKISLDYGLDGSQTFALSVKRLDDALQPIVEGVLSAAGVIDDDERVVQSFRFSELTFAVAECRVVRHIGSAVWDEDYESYHYDDVTDLEFESGSVATTVVLTVDGRQERFKIPNEEVRVVREKLSKALCAYHDVGSLEEFRLMIAEQQEADGEAEEARDNTDFGEGPDPLSANPGELSDEPANATRSADDESAEPAEGQTVEATATTSTSSPEAQTVETTTKNVADAADLGFEGSGFEPASDSNDDITELAAEVEALREVVEAQSEQLGYQQELIEQLIEELRRGR; this is encoded by the coding sequence ATGAGCCAACCGGAGATCGTCCAGTCCATCCTCGGTGAGGAAGACGTGGTGTCTCGCGTCCACCTCGGGGGCGAGGACGAACTGTTTGTGACTCCAACGCGGACCCTCGTGTACCGCGCCGAGGGGCTTCTCTCGGACGAGTCGGTCGATGAGCTTCCACACGCTGCCGAGCGACTCTCTGTGAGCGCGGGACGACGAAAAGCGAAAATTTCACTCGATTACGGCCTCGACGGCAGCCAGACGTTCGCACTCTCGGTCAAACGCCTCGACGACGCACTCCAACCCATCGTCGAAGGTGTCCTCTCTGCGGCCGGCGTCATCGACGACGACGAACGCGTGGTCCAATCGTTCCGGTTCAGCGAACTCACGTTCGCCGTCGCCGAGTGTCGTGTCGTCCGCCACATCGGAAGCGCGGTGTGGGACGAAGACTACGAGTCGTACCACTACGACGACGTGACCGACCTCGAGTTCGAATCCGGGAGCGTCGCGACGACAGTCGTACTCACCGTCGACGGCCGTCAAGAGCGGTTCAAGATTCCGAACGAAGAGGTTCGCGTCGTCCGTGAGAAGCTCTCGAAGGCGCTCTGTGCCTACCACGACGTGGGGAGTCTCGAAGAGTTCCGTCTCATGATTGCAGAACAGCAGGAAGCAGACGGGGAGGCCGAAGAGGCCCGGGACAACACCGACTTCGGCGAGGGGCCCGACCCCCTGAGCGCCAATCCCGGCGAACTGTCCGACGAACCAGCGAACGCGACACGGAGCGCGGACGACGAATCCGCAGAACCGGCCGAGGGACAGACCGTCGAGGCGACGGCCACGACGAGTACGTCGTCGCCAGAGGCCCAGACGGTCGAAACGACCACGAAGAACGTCGCAGACGCCGCCGACCTTGGATTCGAGGGGTCTGGTTTCGAACCCGCGTCTGATTCGAACGACGACATCACAGAACTCGCGGCCGAAGTCGAGGCACTCCGCGAAGTCGTCGAAGCACAGAGTGAGCAACTCGGCTACCAGCAGGAACTCATCGAGCAACTCATCGAAGAACTTCGCCGCGGCCGATAA
- a CDS encoding DUF1405 domain-containing protein, with the protein MRLRDFDLDEAVDEWVEYYLGNGPSLVVFLALNASAFLVGVSFYVHSDPSLADIPTFLYPLFGDSPAALALMTLSAATLLPNLGRRVADAPVNRPLAYLHTLAFVWLVKYGIWTAVALNLRPDLYVGFSGAALWDYWGIMLTHLGFLVAAYLVPRYGATTKGALGFALALALVNDVFDYGFGYYPPLKYEAGVLLAVITVGLSFFAVFLADRAFERLPPSAS; encoded by the coding sequence ATGCGTCTGCGCGATTTCGACCTCGACGAGGCCGTCGACGAGTGGGTCGAGTACTACCTCGGAAACGGCCCCAGTCTCGTCGTCTTCCTCGCCCTCAACGCCTCGGCGTTCCTCGTCGGCGTGAGTTTCTACGTCCACTCCGACCCTTCGCTCGCCGACATCCCGACGTTCCTCTACCCGCTGTTCGGCGACTCGCCGGCGGCCCTCGCGTTGATGACGCTGTCAGCCGCGACGTTGCTCCCGAACCTCGGCCGCCGCGTCGCCGACGCGCCCGTCAATCGACCGCTCGCGTACCTCCACACGCTCGCGTTCGTCTGGTTGGTCAAGTACGGTATCTGGACCGCCGTCGCACTGAACCTCCGTCCCGACCTCTACGTCGGCTTTTCCGGTGCGGCGCTCTGGGACTACTGGGGAATCATGCTCACCCACCTCGGATTTCTCGTCGCGGCGTATCTCGTCCCACGCTACGGTGCGACGACGAAAGGTGCGCTCGGATTCGCCCTCGCACTCGCACTCGTCAACGACGTGTTCGACTACGGGTTCGGCTACTATCCGCCGCTGAAGTACGAGGCTGGCGTCCTGCTCGCAGTCATCACCGTCGGTCTGTCGTTCTTCGCGGTGTTCCTCGCCGACCGAGCGTTCGAACGTCTCCCACCGTCGGCCTCCTGA
- a CDS encoding DUF5830 family protein — protein sequence MTEQTREERVELALELLAHLEADELSLAEVVDRIETVTTDPTLTRDILDKAELRGIVEREDGRIRHQRGGTFVRFESQVVQREGDFDCRRCGASISTGHFVRFESGELGPFGSSCIRKVLGRE from the coding sequence GTGACGGAACAGACACGTGAGGAACGCGTCGAACTCGCACTCGAACTCCTCGCCCACCTCGAAGCGGACGAACTCTCGCTCGCCGAGGTGGTCGACCGCATCGAGACGGTCACGACAGACCCCACGCTCACGCGGGACATCCTCGACAAAGCAGAACTCCGCGGCATCGTCGAACGGGAAGACGGCCGAATTCGACACCAACGCGGCGGGACGTTCGTTCGGTTCGAGAGTCAGGTCGTCCAGCGTGAAGGGGACTTCGACTGTCGTCGCTGCGGTGCGTCCATCTCGACGGGACACTTCGTGCGCTTCGAGTCCGGTGAACTCGGACCCTTTGGCTCGTCGTGTATTCGGAAAGTCCTCGGGCGAGAGTAG
- a CDS encoding DUF5518 domain-containing protein, producing MFEIGPSLKRLPDAWRYALVGGLLSLPFTVASYAQTRSELSLSAVLVGGFLAGYLATRQTGESTGVGVRAGLVGALPVLWMLSDMFGTIRVLPNPVWFSAVLVAIALVVAVLAFGLAALGGMVGSRLGSWVAGGPQTPAPR from the coding sequence ATGTTCGAGATTGGTCCCTCCCTAAAGAGGCTCCCCGATGCGTGGCGGTACGCGCTCGTCGGTGGCCTGCTTTCGCTCCCGTTTACAGTCGCCAGCTACGCGCAGACCCGTTCTGAGTTATCACTCTCGGCGGTACTCGTCGGCGGATTCCTCGCCGGATACCTCGCAACGCGGCAGACGGGTGAGAGCACGGGTGTGGGTGTCCGTGCCGGCCTCGTCGGTGCCCTCCCGGTCCTCTGGATGCTCTCCGACATGTTCGGAACTATCCGCGTGCTACCGAACCCGGTGTGGTTTTCGGCAGTGCTCGTCGCCATCGCCCTCGTCGTGGCCGTGCTCGCCTTCGGACTAGCCGCGCTTGGTGGGATGGTCGGGTCGAGACTCGGGAGTTGGGTTGCCGGCGGCCCACAGACACCAGCACCTCGGTAA
- the gpmI gene encoding 2,3-bisphosphoglycerate-independent phosphoglycerate mutase gives MNAALIILDGWGLGDHDRRDAIKAADTPNFDNYRDAGASGTLIVDGRRVGLPDGQMGNSEVGHLNIGAGRVVKQAYTRIGDSIEDGSFYENEAITGAYDHAEETGGRVHLMGLVSDGGVHSDQEHLHALIELAADRGVEAVTHAFMDGRDTSPTGGEGYLTDLEAVVDEQGTGQVATVSGRYYAMDRDQNWERTKRAYDAIVEREADWTAATAVEAVTDSYDRGDTDEFVEPTLVDDAPALEDGDSVIFFNFRADRARQLVRMLCDIEPEWDFETTPPEILMTTMTQYDKTFDVSVAFPPEQPEDTLGEVLAGKGMTQMRLAESEKYPHVTYFLNGGREVEFDGEIRRIVPSPDVPTYDLQPEMSAEELTDTAIDVIDSDDPDVMVLNYANPDMVGHTGDYDAAIEAVEAVDAQLGRLVESVRAHGGHVCITADHGNADDMGTEDDPHTAHTFNPVPFVYLAAENADESAGADGDAEDAEDAETDESEAADHPLSGGRTIREGGSLCDIAPTILELVEVDQPSAMTGESLLE, from the coding sequence ATGAACGCAGCCCTCATCATCCTCGACGGGTGGGGTCTCGGTGACCACGACCGCCGCGACGCCATCAAAGCGGCGGACACGCCGAACTTCGACAACTACCGCGACGCGGGTGCCTCCGGCACGCTCATCGTCGACGGGCGGCGCGTCGGCCTTCCGGACGGCCAGATGGGTAACAGCGAAGTCGGCCACCTCAACATCGGGGCCGGCCGCGTCGTCAAACAGGCGTACACCCGCATCGGCGACAGCATCGAAGACGGGTCGTTCTACGAGAACGAGGCCATCACGGGCGCGTACGACCACGCCGAAGAGACGGGCGGCCGCGTCCACCTGATGGGTCTCGTCTCCGACGGCGGCGTCCACTCCGACCAAGAGCACCTCCACGCACTCATCGAACTCGCGGCGGACCGTGGCGTCGAGGCCGTCACTCACGCGTTCATGGACGGGCGTGACACCTCTCCGACCGGTGGCGAGGGCTACCTCACCGACCTCGAAGCAGTCGTCGACGAACAGGGAACCGGACAAGTCGCGACCGTCTCAGGGCGCTACTACGCGATGGACCGCGACCAGAACTGGGAGCGAACGAAGCGCGCCTACGACGCAATCGTCGAACGCGAGGCCGACTGGACCGCAGCGACCGCCGTCGAGGCCGTCACCGACTCGTACGACCGCGGCGACACCGACGAGTTCGTCGAACCGACACTCGTCGACGATGCACCCGCGCTCGAAGACGGCGACTCGGTCATCTTCTTCAACTTCCGCGCGGACCGCGCCCGCCAACTCGTCCGGATGCTCTGCGACATCGAACCCGAGTGGGACTTCGAGACGACGCCGCCGGAGATTCTCATGACGACGATGACGCAGTACGACAAGACGTTCGACGTGTCGGTTGCCTTCCCGCCGGAGCAACCCGAAGACACGCTGGGAGAAGTCCTCGCCGGCAAGGGGATGACCCAGATGCGCCTCGCGGAGTCCGAGAAGTACCCCCACGTCACGTACTTCCTCAACGGTGGCCGCGAAGTCGAGTTCGACGGCGAGATTCGACGTATCGTCCCGAGTCCGGACGTGCCGACGTACGACCTGCAACCCGAGATGTCCGCCGAGGAACTCACCGACACGGCCATCGACGTCATCGACTCGGACGACCCGGACGTGATGGTCCTCAACTACGCCAACCCCGACATGGTCGGGCACACCGGCGACTACGACGCGGCTATCGAGGCAGTCGAGGCCGTCGACGCACAACTCGGCCGACTCGTCGAGAGCGTCCGCGCACACGGCGGCCACGTGTGTATCACCGCCGACCACGGAAACGCGGACGACATGGGCACCGAAGACGACCCGCACACTGCGCACACCTTCAATCCAGTTCCGTTCGTCTATCTCGCCGCCGAGAACGCTGACGAATCGGCAGGCGCGGACGGCGACGCCGAGGACGCCGAGGACGCCGAGACGGACGAGTCCGAGGCGGCAGACCACCCACTCTCGGGCGGCCGAACAATCCGCGAAGGCGGGTCACTCTGCGACATCGCACCGACGATACTCGAACTGGTCGAAGTCGACCAGCCTTCGGCGATGACAGGCGAGTCGCTCCTCGAATAA
- a CDS encoding ArsR/SmtB family transcription factor — translation MDSAVLLDLLGNENRRRILRLLSQKPCYVTEISEYLGVSPKAVIDHLRKLEDAGLIESRTDDQRRKYFHISRNLRLEVNVSPYGFGAKSAYPPSPSLDMAGRCPHVTLDVENTETNDVVDLARELGKLQELDNELSLAQRWVQGRLTDVLDRINERLGVDADSRFYAEILASLANGADTVRDVAKDVNADPGMVDAALQRLAEGGLVVYNGDGWEIN, via the coding sequence ATGGACTCCGCGGTACTGCTAGACCTACTCGGGAACGAAAACCGCCGTCGAATCTTGCGGTTACTTTCGCAGAAACCCTGCTACGTCACCGAGATAAGCGAGTACCTCGGCGTCAGCCCAAAGGCCGTCATCGACCACCTTCGAAAGTTGGAAGACGCGGGCCTCATCGAGTCACGGACCGACGACCAGCGACGAAAGTACTTCCACATCTCGCGAAACCTCCGACTCGAGGTGAACGTCTCACCGTACGGGTTCGGCGCGAAGAGCGCCTACCCACCGAGTCCGAGTCTCGACATGGCCGGTCGATGTCCACACGTCACGCTCGACGTAGAGAACACCGAGACGAACGACGTCGTCGACCTCGCGCGCGAACTCGGCAAGTTACAGGAACTCGACAACGAACTCTCACTCGCCCAGCGGTGGGTCCAGGGTCGCTTGACCGACGTCCTCGACCGAATCAACGAACGCCTCGGCGTCGACGCCGACAGTCGGTTCTACGCCGAGATTCTCGCGTCCCTCGCGAACGGTGCCGACACCGTCAGAGACGTTGCGAAGGACGTGAACGCCGACCCCGGCATGGTCGACGCGGCACTCCAGCGTCTCGCCGAGGGTGGACTCGTCGTCTACAACGGTGACGGCTGGGAAATCAACTGA
- a CDS encoding CBS domain-containing protein gives MELDDVRVDAYMTTGVDTVCPETWVTDVVDQLKTGSQYGGLPVVDGDDHLLGFVGAIDILEVHGSEQVKSVMSRNPVVVRPEMTVKNAARVIFRTGHQFLPVVDDDGVLLGMFSNGDAVRSQIERTTPSKVQSTREMLERTHGISIRVTERDVAVSSLIPTQREVHGDELEGRTYELKNGLAEPLIVVSYGSETLLVDGHHRALAARRLDIERMAAHVLTVSPEEVGQLGLRRIARLGGLDSLADVEVNDYVQHPLIEKTESAR, from the coding sequence ATGGAACTCGACGACGTTCGCGTCGACGCGTACATGACGACTGGCGTGGATACCGTCTGCCCCGAGACGTGGGTGACTGATGTCGTCGACCAACTCAAGACCGGGTCGCAGTACGGTGGTCTTCCGGTCGTCGACGGCGACGACCACCTCCTCGGGTTCGTCGGCGCAATCGACATCTTGGAAGTCCACGGCAGCGAGCAAGTGAAGTCGGTCATGAGTCGGAATCCCGTCGTCGTTCGTCCGGAGATGACGGTGAAGAACGCGGCCCGCGTCATCTTCCGCACTGGCCACCAGTTCCTCCCCGTTGTGGACGACGATGGGGTTCTCCTCGGTATGTTCTCGAACGGGGACGCCGTCAGGAGTCAAATCGAGCGCACGACGCCCTCGAAGGTGCAGAGTACACGGGAGATGCTGGAACGCACCCACGGGATTTCGATTCGCGTCACCGAACGGGACGTGGCCGTCTCCTCGTTGATTCCGACGCAACGCGAAGTACACGGTGACGAACTCGAAGGTCGCACGTACGAACTCAAGAACGGCCTCGCAGAACCACTCATCGTCGTCTCCTACGGTTCTGAGACGCTCCTCGTCGACGGGCACCACCGCGCACTCGCGGCCCGGCGACTGGACATCGAACGGATGGCCGCGCACGTACTCACGGTCTCACCGGAGGAAGTCGGACAACTGGGCCTCCGACGAATCGCTCGCCTCGGCGGACTCGACTCCCTCGCGGACGTCGAAGTCAACGACTACGTACAACACCCGCTCATCGAGAAGACGGAGTCTGCCCGGTAG